Proteins encoded in a region of the Nicotiana tomentosiformis chromosome 9, ASM39032v3, whole genome shotgun sequence genome:
- the LOC138899366 gene encoding uncharacterized protein, translated as MGWLGDVTIHHVPMKENKKVDALAALASSLTYLIKRKLLSAKKWVVPPSNEAEGEENELKHLVVASEVEKEEWRQPIIDYLCYGILPENPRRRTEIRRRAPRFLYYKDTLQRRSFEGVLLRCLREEEALQALQEAHSGSSGGHLYILAATDYFSKWVAVIALKEVKKENVASLIRVNIIYRFGIPR; from the exons ATGGGGTGGCTCGGTGATGTGACTATTCATCATGTGccaatgaaagaaaataagaaggtcgatgctttagctgccctagcttcatcgttaacctacctgatcaagcgcaagttactgtCTGCCAAAAAATGGGTAGTACCACCGTCAAATGAGGctgaaggtgaagaaaatgaactcaagcatcttgtcGTTGCTTCTGaagttgagaaagaagaatggcgacaacccattatcgactacttatgctatgggatacttccagaaaatccgaggagaaggactgaaatccgtcgtcgtgcacctcgcttcctttactacaaagatactctacAAAGAAGGTCATTCGAaggagtactcttgcgatgcttaagggaagaagaagcactccaagctttgcaagaggcacattctggg tcctctggtgggcacctatacatcttagctgcaactgactacttctccAAATGGGTTGCAGTTATTgctcttaaggaagtaaagaaggaaaatgttgcaagtttaATCCGAGTAAACATTatctatcgctttggcattcctcgttaA
- the LOC138899365 gene encoding uncharacterized protein: MDNGKSLDNRLMNKICEIFGFKQRNFSMYNVAANGLAEAFNKTICNFLKKVFSKSKWDWHNRMEETLWAYRTTHRTPTQATIYALVYGVEFVLPLERQIPSLRLAIQEGKFNSKWDGPYVVQEAYSSGAYKLLDADVLRIDPINGKFLNKYYP, from the exons ATGGATAATGGCAAGTCACTAgataataggttgatgaacaagatttgtgaaatctttggcttcaagcaacgtaactTTTCTATGTACAATGttgccgccaatggtctagccGAGGCATTCAATAAGACTATATGCAACTTCTTAAAGAAAGTCTTCTCCAAATCCAAATGGGATTGGCATAACCGTATGGAGGAAACTTTGTGGGCATATAGGACAACTCATCGCACGCCAACACAAGCGACCATTTATGCACTCGTTTATGGAGTTGAATtcgtcttgccactcgagcgtcaaataccttcattacgattAGCTATTCAAGAAG GGAAGTTCAattcaaaatgggatgggccatatgtcgtgcaagaagcttattcaagtggggcttacaagctgCTTGATGCAGATGTCCTGAGAATCGACCCTATCAATGGAAAGTTTTTGAataagtattatccttga